A region of the Chitinivibrionia bacterium genome:
TTAACCACAGTTTTCTCGAAACTTGGACGACAATAACTCCTGCAACTTGCAACACTGCAGGCTTAGAGCGCCGAGAATGTTCACGCTTTGCAACTTGCGGTCATTACGAAACCCGTCCAATCGCTCCGCAACCTTGCGGTGGTACATATTGCAATATTTGCAATCCCAAATGCGGAAATTACCCCCGCACTTGCGGCAGAAGCGACTGCAACGAGCCACACTCTTGCAATGATGAAAATTGTATGATTTGCAGACCTAATTCAATCCGCCCCCGCGAAACGGAAAACCGCCAATACGGCATTATCCTCGAAGAAAATCCCGTCTCCGATTCTGCGGTAATCTTTATCCGAACTCCCGAACAAGCAACAATAACCTTGCGAATTTTGGATAATTTGGGCAATGTCGTATTCACGGAAACCGCTGCGTACGGGCGGGTTGGGAGACAGGGTCTCCACTTCGTATCAAACCCGCCCATACAAAACGCCGTCGATAACGCAATCATTTGGAATTTGACCAACCCCTCAGGCAGGTTTGTCGCCAACGGCACGTATTTGGTGGTGGTGGAGGCGACAGGTATCAGCGGAAAGGTGTACCGATATTCGGCAAGAATCGGCGTGAACAGGTAGAAAAATGTTTTTTTAACACGTTTTTTCAAGGGCGAAGAGAAATACTTCGCCCTTTTTTATTTATCCAGATAGCATTATTTGCAGAATATAAACAGGAAAATTTATTTATTGTTGCACGAGACGTGTGGATTAAATTATTTTACTGTGTTAATTTAATGTAAAACTTTATTAAACCGAAAACGGGAAAAGGTTGTATGAGCGAAGAAGTTATAGAAAAAAAGCGAAAATACGCGCGAAATTTGAAAGCTAAACGAGAAAAATTCGTAGGATTTATGAAAAGAACAGTCAATAACATTATTGTCTTAAATGAAAAGAATGTAAAAGATATGCCGAAAACTCATTTGCTTGCTTGTTGCGCGCACAGAAGCCATTTGGACTATCTTGTTCTGGGATTGAAAATTCCCGAATTCGGCGCGTCTCAAATTCGATTTGCCGCGGGCGACAATCTTACTCGCATACCGTTTCTGGGAAGTTTGTTTCGCTCGGTCGGCGCGTTCTCGGTTTATCGCGGAAAATCGTCGCAAAGAACTTATTTAATGCAACTTACCCATAAAGTAAAAATGATAGTTGCAAACGGCGATACTGTTATAGTGTTTCCCGAAGGCGGACGAAGTTATAACGGAAAGATGGGCGATATAAAGTCGGGCATAATTTCGGCGGGCGTTTTGGCGCAGAAAGAAAATCCGAAGCAACCTATTTACTACCTGCCTTGCGGTATAAATTACACAAACCTTCCCGACATCCGTGCATTCGATTTGCTTTTTAAGGCAAAAAAAATACGCGATAATTCCGAAAATGTATTCACTAAAACTTTGGGGAGTATTCTTTATTATTGGGCGGACATAAAAGTGTTTTTGGGCGATTGGATTTTCAAAAAAAAGACTGACATATATCTTAACGTAGGAAAACCTGTCGCATTATCGAGTATTACCGACGTCGAGAGCAAATATCGCGCAGAGGGAAAAACGGCGATTGCGGCAAACAAAGACGCCATAAACGATTGCGCAACTTGGCTTGAAAAACGCTTTTACGAAATTTTCCCGATACTTCCGCTGAATATTACGGCGTATCTCTTCAAAAAATACGGACGAAAAGGCTTAAGGGAAGAGCAGGTCGAAAAAATGCTGACCCAAATCAAAAAAATGTCGTTTTGCGTGGATGCTTTGAGCAATATGGACACTAAGCAAATCCTCAGAACGGGAATTTCACAGCTCAAAGAAAACGGAGCTACAGGCGGGATTTATCACGTTCGCTTAAAAAGAAAAAATCGTCTCGATTATTTTGCGGCGTTTTTGGAATCAGCAATAGAATATTACGAAAAACAGAGCGAGGCGTAATATGGCATTTCGTAATTATTTGATAAGCGACATTATTCTGGACGTGGACAGCGACTTCAAAGACGAAGCGTTGGACTTTGTTGTCAAAAGAATGTGCAAAAAAGCAAAGATTGCGAAATACAAGCCGATTATCGACGAAATTTTGGAGCGCGAAGACAACGTGTCTTCTTTTGTAGGGCAAGGCGTAGCCATTGTAAAAGCAA
Encoded here:
- a CDS encoding 1-acyl-sn-glycerol-3-phosphate acyltransferase yields the protein MSEEVIEKKRKYARNLKAKREKFVGFMKRTVNNIIVLNEKNVKDMPKTHLLACCAHRSHLDYLVLGLKIPEFGASQIRFAAGDNLTRIPFLGSLFRSVGAFSVYRGKSSQRTYLMQLTHKVKMIVANGDTVIVFPEGGRSYNGKMGDIKSGIISAGVLAQKENPKQPIYYLPCGINYTNLPDIRAFDLLFKAKKIRDNSENVFTKTLGSILYYWADIKVFLGDWIFKKKTDIYLNVGKPVALSSITDVESKYRAEGKTAIAANKDAINDCATWLEKRFYEIFPILPLNITAYLFKKYGRKGLREEQVEKMLTQIKKMSFCVDALSNMDTKQILRTGISQLKENGATGGIYHVRLKRKNRLDYFAAFLESAIEYYEKQSEA